A part of Olleya sp. Bg11-27 genomic DNA contains:
- a CDS encoding DinB family protein, translating into MTILDLEQNEFLPYFKGYIDRAKGVQLLPGLKSEFKKAYDFYLTVSEDKLVYRYAEGKWTIKEIISHLIDTERIFCYRALRFARQDKTPVAGFDENDYVEASNASNRAIEELLEEYASVRAASISLFKSFSDADLLRKGMAGSGEVSVRALGFLIIGHEKHHINVIKERYL; encoded by the coding sequence ATGACTATTTTAGATTTAGAACAAAATGAGTTTTTACCCTATTTTAAGGGGTATATAGATCGCGCTAAAGGTGTGCAGTTGCTTCCTGGTCTTAAGTCTGAGTTTAAAAAGGCTTATGATTTTTATTTGACGGTATCTGAAGATAAATTAGTCTATAGATATGCGGAAGGTAAGTGGACGATAAAGGAAATTATTAGTCATTTAATTGATACCGAACGTATTTTCTGTTACAGAGCGTTACGTTTTGCTAGACAGGATAAGACACCGGTAGCTGGTTTTGATGAGAATGATTACGTAGAGGCTTCTAATGCGTCTAATAGAGCTATTGAAGAGTTGTTGGAAGAGTATGCTTCTGTTAGGGCGGCGTCTATTAGTCTTTTTAAAAGTTTTTCTGATGCAGATTTACTGCGCAAGGGTATGGCTGGTTCTGGAGAAGTTTCAGTTAGGGCGCTAGGTTTTTTGATTATTGGGCATGAGAAGCACCATATAAACGTAATTAAAGAGCGTTATTTGTAA
- a CDS encoding DNA topoisomerase IV subunit B translates to MSEQTKYTEDNIRSLDWKEHIRMRPGMYIGKLGDGSSPDDGIYILLKEVLDNSIDEFVMGAGKNIEISIQGSKVIVRDYGRGIPLGKVVDVVSKMNTGGKYDSKAFKKSVGLNGVGTKAVNALSSYFRVESSRDGKSASADFAQGNLMDEEFLEETTRRKGTKVSFIPDEIIFKNYKYRAEYIVKMLKNYVYLNPGLTIVFNGEKYYSENGLKDLLAEKIAETDLLYPIIHLRGDDIEVALTHSKTQYSEEYNSFVNGQNTTQGGTHLNAFREGIVKTIRDFFGKQYDASDIRKSVVSAVAIKVMEPIFESQTKTKLGSTDMGGELPTVRTYITDFLKTYLDNYLHKNPDTADKIQRKILQAERERKELSGIRKLAKDRAKKASLHNKKLRDCRVHFGDIKNERNLESTLFITEGDSASGSITKSRDVNTQAVFSLKGKPLNCYGLTKKIVYENEEFNLLQAALNIEESLEDLRYNNVVIATDADVDGMHIRLLLITFFLQFFPEVIKEGHLYILQTPLFRVRNKKETIYCYSDQERRDAIEKLKPKPEITRFKGLGEISPDEFVHFIGEDIRLDPIMLDDNMSIEELLSFYMGKNTPTRQEFIIDNLKVELDLIEEDK, encoded by the coding sequence ATGTCAGAACAAACTAAATATACCGAAGACAATATACGATCATTAGACTGGAAAGAACATATTCGTATGCGTCCAGGAATGTATATTGGTAAGCTTGGTGATGGATCGTCTCCAGATGATGGTATATACATTCTACTAAAAGAGGTATTGGACAACTCTATTGATGAGTTTGTTATGGGAGCTGGAAAAAATATTGAGATTTCTATCCAAGGGAGTAAAGTTATTGTTCGTGATTATGGACGTGGTATTCCGTTAGGTAAAGTCGTAGATGTTGTGTCTAAAATGAATACCGGTGGTAAGTATGATTCTAAAGCCTTTAAAAAATCAGTAGGATTAAACGGGGTTGGTACAAAAGCAGTAAATGCATTGTCTTCTTATTTTAGAGTAGAATCTTCTAGAGATGGAAAAAGTGCTTCTGCAGATTTTGCTCAGGGTAATTTAATGGACGAAGAGTTTTTAGAAGAAACGACACGTCGTAAAGGAACAAAGGTTTCTTTTATCCCAGATGAAATTATATTTAAAAACTACAAGTATAGAGCAGAGTATATTGTTAAAATGCTTAAAAACTATGTGTACTTAAACCCAGGTTTAACCATTGTTTTTAATGGTGAGAAGTACTATAGTGAAAATGGTTTAAAAGATTTATTAGCTGAAAAAATAGCGGAAACAGATTTACTATATCCAATTATTCATCTTCGTGGAGATGATATTGAAGTAGCGTTAACACATAGTAAAACGCAGTACAGTGAAGAATATAATAGTTTCGTAAACGGACAGAATACCACACAAGGTGGAACACACTTAAATGCCTTTAGAGAAGGGATAGTAAAAACAATTCGTGACTTTTTTGGTAAGCAATATGATGCGTCAGATATACGTAAGTCTGTAGTAAGTGCCGTAGCCATTAAGGTTATGGAGCCTATTTTTGAAAGTCAGACTAAAACAAAATTAGGATCTACGGATATGGGAGGCGAGCTTCCGACGGTACGTACTTATATCACCGACTTTTTAAAAACCTATTTAGATAATTATTTACATAAAAATCCTGACACAGCGGACAAAATCCAACGTAAAATTTTACAGGCAGAACGTGAGCGTAAAGAGTTGTCAGGCATTAGAAAATTAGCCAAAGACCGCGCTAAAAAAGCGAGTTTACACAATAAAAAGCTACGCGATTGTCGTGTGCATTTTGGTGATATTAAAAACGAACGAAACTTAGAAAGTACGCTGTTTATAACGGAGGGAGATTCGGCATCGGGTAGTATTACTAAATCTCGAGATGTAAATACACAAGCGGTTTTTAGTTTAAAAGGAAAGCCTTTAAATTGTTATGGGTTAACTAAAAAAATTGTGTACGAAAACGAAGAGTTTAATCTCTTGCAAGCGGCACTAAATATAGAAGAATCTTTAGAGGATTTACGCTATAACAATGTTGTAATAGCAACGGATGCCGATGTCGATGGGATGCACATTAGGTTGTTGTTAATTACTTTCTTTTTACAATTTTTTCCTGAAGTTATAAAAGAAGGGCATTTATATATATTACAAACACCATTGTTTAGGGTGCGTAATAAAAAAGAAACAATTTACTGTTATAGTGATCAAGAAAGACGTGATGCCATCGAAAAGCTAAAACCTAAACCAGAGATTACCCGATTTAAAGGTTTGGGGGAAATTAGTCCAGATGAATTTGTGCATTTTATTGGAGAAGATATACGGTTAGATCCAATTATGTTGGACGACAATATGTCTATTGAAGAATTACTATCCTTTTACATGGGAAAAAACACACCTACAAGACAAGAGTTTATTATTGATAATCTAAAAGTTGAACTTGATTTAATCGAAGAGGATAAATAG
- a CDS encoding SRPBCC family protein, producing MPLIQLKTIIHSDIQTCFDLSRNIDFHKDSMANSNEKAIAGKTSGVIGLNEWVTWEASHFGIKQKLTSKITVFDAPHYFVDEMVSGAFKSFKHEHIFVFEDGKTIMTDKFLFKSPFGVLGRLANNLFLNKYMTTLLKTRNQYLKDKAESVKNQRSEQ from the coding sequence AAACAATAATACATTCAGATATTCAAACCTGTTTTGATCTCTCTAGAAATATAGATTTTCATAAGGATTCTATGGCGAATTCTAACGAAAAAGCTATAGCAGGAAAGACTTCAGGGGTAATTGGATTAAATGAATGGGTGACCTGGGAAGCTTCTCATTTTGGTATCAAACAGAAGTTAACGTCTAAAATAACGGTGTTTGATGCGCCTCACTATTTTGTAGATGAAATGGTTTCCGGTGCCTTTAAGAGTTTTAAGCACGAACATATTTTTGTTTTTGAAGACGGTAAAACAATTATGACGGATAAATTTCTGTTTAAATCACCTTTTGGTGTATTGGGCCGATTGGCAAATAATCTGTTTTTAAACAAATACATGACCACACTATTAAAAACTAGAAATCAATATTTAAAGGATAAAGCAGAATCTGTTAAAAATCAACGTTCTGAACAATAA
- a CDS encoding Lrp/AsnC family transcriptional regulator: MAKFKLDEIDHQILDMLIENTRVPFTDIAKKLLISAGTVHVRVKKMEDAGIIKGSSLTLDYKKLGYSFIAYVGVFLQNTSKTSFVLERINEIPYVTVAHVTTGKFNIFCKIRARNTEHAKEVIFMLDDIESVYRTETMISLEESINDKKRLMHSIFNDL; the protein is encoded by the coding sequence ATGGCGAAATTTAAATTAGACGAAATAGATCATCAGATTCTTGATATGTTGATAGAGAACACAAGAGTGCCTTTTACAGATATAGCTAAAAAACTATTGATATCTGCAGGGACTGTTCATGTTAGAGTGAAAAAAATGGAAGATGCTGGAATTATTAAGGGGTCGTCTTTAACTTTAGATTATAAAAAATTAGGATATTCTTTCATTGCTTACGTAGGGGTTTTTCTTCAAAACACGTCTAAAACATCGTTTGTTTTAGAGCGTATTAACGAGATACCATACGTTACTGTAGCACATGTTACGACAGGTAAGTTTAATATCTTCTGTAAGATTAGAGCGCGTAATACAGAGCACGCAAAAGAAGTTATTTTTATGTTAGATGACATCGAAAGTGTTTATAGAACAGAAACGATGATATCTTTAGAAGAGAGCATTAATGATAAGAAACGATTAATGCATAGTATTTTTAACGATCTATAG
- a CDS encoding M14 metallopeptidase family protein codes for MDYTLVNNLFETYKEEALSGRYIRLDDLAPLLAKLPSEYKIDSLGSSVLGRPIQSITIGSGELKIMMWSQMHGNESTTTKAVFDLLNSFKDECLAFILKACTVVIIPMLNPDGCEAYTRLNANHVDLNRDAQDLSQPESKVLRDCYDAFKPDFCFNLHGQRTLFSAGQSNNVATLSFLSPSADKQRGLTMARKQAMEVISAINDSLQVDLPSQIGRYDDGFNINCVGDTFQFLETPTVLFEAGHYKGDYNREEVRCFVYKALIAGLDVIVNTNIRGDKYVNYFDIPENGKLFYDIIIRKALFDDQILDIGVNYDEVLVDKQLEFRPKVVAVADLSDFYGHKELIANNSKVFTTNNQLITVGYEIDFVIIDNVKLSLNL; via the coding sequence ATGGATTATACATTAGTAAACAACTTATTTGAAACGTATAAAGAGGAGGCGTTGTCAGGACGTTATATAAGACTAGACGACTTAGCTCCTTTACTTGCTAAATTACCTTCGGAATATAAAATTGATAGTTTGGGTTCTTCGGTTTTAGGTAGGCCTATACAATCTATTACAATTGGCTCTGGGGAATTAAAAATAATGATGTGGTCTCAAATGCACGGAAATGAATCCACAACAACTAAGGCTGTCTTTGATTTATTAAATAGCTTTAAGGATGAGTGTTTAGCGTTTATTTTAAAAGCGTGTACTGTTGTTATCATACCAATGCTTAATCCTGATGGTTGTGAAGCGTATACTAGGCTAAATGCTAATCATGTTGATTTAAATAGGGATGCTCAAGATTTATCTCAACCAGAAAGCAAGGTGCTTCGTGATTGTTATGATGCTTTTAAGCCTGATTTCTGTTTTAATCTGCATGGGCAACGTACCTTGTTTAGTGCTGGACAGAGTAATAATGTGGCAACACTGTCTTTTTTATCGCCTTCTGCGGATAAGCAGAGAGGTTTGACTATGGCTAGAAAACAAGCTATGGAAGTTATTAGCGCTATAAACGATAGTCTACAAGTGGATTTGCCTAGTCAAATAGGGCGATATGATGATGGTTTTAATATAAACTGTGTTGGAGATACGTTTCAGTTTTTAGAGACACCAACGGTCTTGTTTGAAGCAGGTCATTATAAGGGCGATTATAATAGGGAAGAGGTGAGGTGTTTTGTTTATAAGGCTTTAATAGCTGGTTTAGATGTTATCGTAAACACTAACATCAGGGGTGATAAATATGTTAATTATTTTGATATTCCTGAAAATGGAAAGCTGTTTTATGATATAATAATAAGAAAAGCGCTATTTGATGATCAAATATTAGACATTGGTGTTAATTATGATGAAGTTTTGGTGGATAAACAGCTTGAATTCAGGCCTAAAGTCGTTGCTGTTGCAGATTTGTCAGATTTTTATGGTCATAAAGAGCTGATTGCTAATAATAGTAAGGTTTTTACGACAAATAATCAGCTGATAACCGTGGGTTACGAAATCGATTTCGTAATTATAGATAATGTGAAATTATCATTAAATCTTTAA
- a CDS encoding DNA topoisomerase IV encodes MKLKFLYLLLLTIFFSCYTVERKCKDFKTGRFYSEVKVGDKIYKSTFTRTENLQVEIYDGKTDSSQVRWVNDCEVIYKTVNPKNMAERKDVHLKILTTTDSSYTFEYSYVGDINKQKGIAYKKD; translated from the coding sequence ATGAAATTAAAATTTTTATACCTATTACTATTAACTATTTTTTTTAGCTGTTATACTGTCGAGCGTAAATGCAAAGACTTTAAAACGGGACGATTTTATAGTGAAGTAAAAGTGGGCGACAAAATATACAAATCTACTTTTACAAGAACTGAAAACTTACAGGTCGAAATTTACGATGGTAAAACGGATAGCTCGCAAGTCAGATGGGTTAATGATTGTGAAGTTATTTACAAAACCGTTAACCCCAAAAATATGGCTGAACGTAAAGATGTTCATTTAAAAATATTAACGACAACCGATTCGTCTTATACTTTTGAATATTCTTATGTTGGAGACATTAATAAACAAAAAGGAATTGCCTACAAAAAAGATTAA
- a CDS encoding DNA gyrase/topoisomerase IV subunit A, protein MIEENDDLANDDLVNDNQDNLEHQEPQETITRITGMYKEWFLDYASYVILERAVPAIEDGFKPVQRRIMHSMKDLDDGRYNKVANIVGHTMQYHPHGDASIADAMVQIGQKDLLIDTQGNWGNILTGDRAAAARYIEARISKFGLDVVFNPKITKWQSSYDGRRKEPTNLPVMFPLLLAQGGEGIAVGLSTKILPHNFIELIDASVKHLQGKRFTILPDFPTGGIADCSQYNDGLRGGKIRCRAKISQLDKNTLVVNELPFGTTTTSLIDSILKANDKGKIKIKKIEDNTAATVEILIHLPAGLSPDKTIDALYAFTACESSISPLGCVIEDNKPLFVGVTEMLRRSTDNTVDLLKQELEIKLGEFEEQWHFANLERIFIENRIYRDIEEEETWEGVIKAIDKGLQPHIKHLKRAVTEEDITRLTEIRIKRISKFDIDKAQQKIDALDESIAEVKHHLAHLIEYAIAYFVRLNKEYGTGRERKTELRAFEDVDATKVVIRNTKLYVNREEGFIGTSLKRDEYIGDCSDIDDIIAFTAEGKMMVTKVDSKTFIGKNIIHVAVFKKKDKRTIYNMIYRDGAKGPSYVKRFAVTSITRDKDYDLTTGNKSSKTLYFSANPNGEAEVVAISLRQVGSVKKLKWDLDFADILIKGRASKGNVVTKHAIKTVELKEKGISTLKPRKIWFDDTVQRLNVDGRGELVGEFRGEDKLLIINQKGIVKTVTPEVTLHFDNDMIVMEKWVPKKPISAIYFDGEKERYYVKRFIIENENKEESFITEHEKSQLEIVSTDWKPVAEIVFAKERGKDRKENEEVNLEEFISIKGITALGNQLTKDKVNAINLLESIPYEAPEEIPAEEVEVVEEEVVSEKQKTEDKPKSETESEPEVKSKAKEEKPKSDKKETDSGDLELDDNGQPTLF, encoded by the coding sequence ATGATAGAAGAAAACGACGACCTAGCTAACGACGACTTAGTTAACGATAACCAAGATAATTTAGAGCATCAAGAACCTCAAGAAACGATTACCAGAATTACTGGTATGTATAAAGAGTGGTTTTTAGATTACGCCTCCTATGTAATATTAGAACGTGCAGTACCAGCTATTGAAGATGGTTTTAAGCCTGTACAACGCCGTATCATGCATTCGATGAAGGATTTGGATGATGGTAGATATAACAAAGTGGCCAATATTGTTGGGCACACCATGCAGTATCACCCACACGGAGATGCTAGTATTGCGGATGCTATGGTGCAGATTGGACAAAAAGATTTACTGATAGATACTCAGGGAAACTGGGGGAATATACTAACAGGAGATCGTGCGGCAGCAGCAAGATATATCGAAGCCAGAATTTCAAAATTTGGATTGGATGTTGTTTTTAATCCTAAAATCACAAAATGGCAATCGTCTTATGATGGTCGTCGTAAGGAGCCTACAAATTTACCAGTAATGTTTCCTTTATTGCTAGCGCAAGGAGGAGAGGGGATTGCGGTAGGGTTATCCACAAAAATATTACCTCATAATTTTATCGAGCTTATTGATGCGTCTGTAAAACATTTACAAGGGAAGCGTTTTACAATATTACCAGATTTTCCGACAGGAGGTATTGCAGATTGTAGTCAGTATAATGATGGACTTCGTGGGGGTAAAATACGCTGTCGTGCTAAGATTAGTCAATTAGATAAAAATACCTTAGTGGTTAATGAGTTGCCTTTCGGTACCACGACCACATCATTAATTGATTCCATATTAAAAGCGAACGACAAAGGGAAGATTAAAATAAAGAAAATTGAAGATAATACAGCTGCTACGGTAGAGATTTTGATTCATTTACCAGCAGGATTGTCACCGGACAAAACGATTGATGCTTTGTATGCTTTTACAGCATGTGAGAGTTCAATTTCGCCATTAGGTTGTGTTATTGAAGATAATAAACCGCTATTTGTTGGGGTGACAGAAATGTTGCGTCGTAGTACAGATAACACGGTTGATTTATTAAAACAAGAACTTGAAATCAAGTTAGGTGAGTTTGAAGAACAGTGGCACTTTGCTAATTTAGAGCGTATTTTTATTGAAAATCGTATCTATCGCGATATAGAAGAGGAAGAAACTTGGGAAGGTGTTATTAAAGCTATTGATAAAGGACTTCAACCGCATATAAAACATTTAAAACGTGCGGTTACTGAAGAAGACATTACGCGTTTAACAGAAATTAGAATTAAACGTATTTCTAAATTTGATATAGACAAAGCACAACAAAAAATTGATGCACTTGATGAGAGTATTGCAGAAGTAAAACATCATTTAGCACATTTAATTGAGTATGCTATTGCTTATTTTGTGAGATTGAATAAGGAGTATGGAACAGGACGTGAGCGTAAAACAGAATTGCGAGCGTTTGAAGATGTCGATGCGACTAAAGTTGTTATTAGAAATACTAAACTTTATGTAAATAGAGAAGAAGGATTTATCGGTACGTCTTTAAAACGTGATGAGTATATTGGTGATTGTAGTGATATTGATGATATTATTGCATTTACTGCTGAAGGTAAAATGATGGTCACTAAGGTTGATAGTAAAACCTTTATAGGTAAAAATATTATCCATGTCGCTGTGTTTAAGAAAAAGGATAAGCGTACTATATATAATATGATTTATCGTGATGGGGCAAAAGGACCATCTTATGTCAAACGTTTTGCGGTAACTTCTATAACAAGAGATAAAGATTACGATTTAACTACCGGTAATAAAAGCTCTAAAACTTTGTATTTTTCGGCAAATCCAAATGGAGAAGCAGAAGTTGTTGCTATTAGTTTGAGACAAGTTGGTAGTGTTAAAAAGTTAAAGTGGGATTTAGATTTTGCTGATATTTTGATAAAGGGTAGAGCGTCTAAAGGTAATGTGGTAACAAAGCATGCGATAAAAACGGTCGAGCTTAAGGAAAAAGGAATCTCTACATTAAAGCCACGTAAAATTTGGTTTGATGATACTGTTCAGAGGTTAAATGTGGATGGTAGAGGAGAATTGGTTGGAGAGTTTAGAGGAGAGGATAAGTTGTTAATTATAAATCAAAAAGGAATTGTAAAAACAGTGACTCCAGAAGTAACCCTGCATTTTGATAACGATATGATTGTTATGGAAAAATGGGTGCCAAAAAAACCTATTTCGGCTATTTATTTTGATGGCGAAAAAGAGCGTTATTATGTAAAGCGTTTTATTATTGAAAATGAAAATAAAGAAGAGTCGTTTATAACGGAACATGAGAAGTCGCAATTAGAAATTGTATCTACAGATTGGAAGCCGGTGGCTGAAATTGTTTTCGCAAAGGAAAGAGGGAAAGATAGAAAAGAAAATGAAGAAGTTAATTTAGAAGAATTTATTTCTATTAAAGGGATTACTGCTTTAGGAAATCAATTAACTAAAGATAAGGTGAATGCCATTAATCTTTTAGAGTCCATCCCGTATGAAGCTCCGGAAGAAATTCCAGCAGAGGAAGTCGAGGTTGTTGAGGAGGAAGTTGTTTCTGAAAAACAAAAAACAGAGGATAAGCCTAAGTCGGAAACAGAATCAGAACCTGAAGTTAAGTCTAAGGCTAAGGAAGAAAAACCTAAGTCAGATAAAAAAGAAACGGATTCAGGTGATTTAGAATTAGATGATAATGGTCAGCCAACATTATTTTAA
- a CDS encoding helix-turn-helix domain-containing protein, whose protein sequence is MINTAEFSKRLQTIIDYYSESASSFAEKIGVQRSSISHILSGRNKPSLEFVMKVLSFFPEVELYWLMNGKGEFPKIEIQNDIKQVAPISKNEDQNLFSNSEKTESSNTPNSELVKNISRNSSDGKIIERIVIFYSDGSFSNYDNS, encoded by the coding sequence ATGATAAATACGGCTGAATTCTCTAAAAGACTACAAACAATCATCGACTACTACAGTGAAAGCGCGTCTTCTTTTGCTGAAAAAATAGGTGTTCAACGCTCTAGTATTTCACATATATTATCTGGTAGAAATAAGCCTAGTTTAGAATTTGTAATGAAGGTTCTCTCCTTTTTTCCGGAAGTAGAATTGTATTGGTTGATGAATGGAAAAGGAGAATTTCCAAAAATTGAAATACAAAATGATATAAAACAAGTTGCTCCTATTTCAAAAAATGAAGACCAAAACTTATTTTCAAATTCAGAAAAAACAGAATCTTCTAATACGCCTAATTCTGAATTAGTAAAAAATATAAGTCGAAATTCTTCCGATGGAAAAATTATTGAGCGCATCGTCATTTTTTATTCCGACGGTAGTTTTTCAAATTATGACAATTCGTAA
- a CDS encoding TerC family protein, which yields MLDFFTSSDAIFALITLTFLEIILGIDNIVFISIAANKLPEEQRSKVTNIGLLLAMVQRIILLFFVSFLVGLSEPFYKLEFSWLHLEISWQALILFFGGLFLIYKSTSEIREKVETPTHDEDEIKGKVIKSFQQAIVQILILDFIFSIDSILTAVGMTNGLSEHHNYNLILMIIAVVISITIMIAFANKIRLFIDSNPSIQILGLSFLILIGFMLITEAAHLSHTTFFGNTVGAIPKGYLYFAIAFSLLVEFLNQKVSKKK from the coding sequence ATGTTAGATTTTTTCACTTCCAGCGACGCTATTTTCGCATTAATCACATTAACTTTCTTAGAAATAATTTTAGGAATAGACAATATTGTATTCATATCTATTGCTGCCAATAAACTTCCGGAAGAACAACGCTCCAAAGTAACCAACATTGGATTATTATTAGCGATGGTCCAACGTATTATTCTATTGTTTTTTGTGTCCTTTCTAGTTGGTCTTTCCGAACCTTTTTATAAACTAGAATTTAGCTGGCTTCATTTAGAAATTAGTTGGCAAGCCCTTATTCTATTTTTTGGTGGTTTATTTTTAATATACAAATCTACCTCTGAAATTAGAGAAAAAGTAGAAACGCCAACACATGATGAAGACGAAATAAAAGGAAAGGTTATAAAATCGTTTCAACAAGCTATAGTGCAGATATTAATCCTAGACTTCATCTTCTCTATAGACTCTATTTTAACAGCTGTAGGAATGACTAATGGCTTATCAGAACATCATAACTACAATTTAATATTAATGATCATAGCTGTTGTTATTTCAATAACTATAATGATTGCCTTTGCTAATAAGATTAGACTATTTATAGACAGCAACCCCAGCATTCAAATACTAGGCTTATCCTTTTTAATTTTAATTGGATTTATGCTAATTACTGAAGCAGCACACTTATCACACACTACCTTTTTTGGAAACACTGTCGGCGCAATACCGAAGGGGTATTTATATTTTGCAATTGCCTTCTCCTTACTTGTAGAGTTTCTAAATCAAAAAGTAAGTAAAAAGAAATAA